In bacterium, one DNA window encodes the following:
- a CDS encoding sulfocyanin-like copper-binding protein, which produces MMRSAQRVMGVALLVGVLGVLGAAAPGQGAVAAPFTIVAAQTPANGEQNFNGAIKGQLVLTVPLGAMVQITFKNQGTLPHSLQIIPPTNPLPATALNAPAFPGAQIKNPQVGITKGQTATVQFTATKAGKYLMICGFPGHALLGMYANFIVADSPAAKPTITVNK; this is translated from the coding sequence ATGATGCGAAGCGCACAGCGAGTTATGGGAGTCGCACTCCTGGTCGGAGTGCTCGGCGTTCTCGGAGCCGCCGCGCCCGGCCAGGGCGCCGTGGCGGCGCCATTTACGATCGTCGCGGCGCAGACCCCAGCCAACGGTGAGCAGAACTTCAACGGGGCCATCAAAGGACAGCTGGTCCTCACGGTGCCGCTCGGGGCCATGGTGCAGATCACCTTCAAGAACCAGGGAACGCTGCCCCATAGCCTGCAGATCATTCCGCCGACAAACCCGCTTCCCGCCACGGCGCTCAACGCTCCGGCCTTTCCCGGCGCGCAGATCAAGAATCCGCAAGTGGGGATCACGAAAGGGCAGACGGCTACCGTGCAGTTCACGGCGACCAAGGCGGGAAAGTATTTGATGATCTGCGGGTTTCCCGGGCATGCGCTGCTGGGCATGTACGCGAACTTCATCGTGGCGGACTCGCCCGCGGCGAAGCCTACCATCACGGTCAACAAGTAG